A stretch of Amycolatopsis balhimycina FH 1894 DNA encodes these proteins:
- a CDS encoding IS1182 family transposase, whose translation MALGRTPRQTDLLRSTVDYCADRVAADSIYGILHRECFALFPDEMFADLFTDIGRRSVPPMIVAVVMVLQRVEGLSDREAVDRFAFDARWKYAAGGLDFDYPGFVHTVLVDMRARLARSPRPDRIFQVVLDVARQAGLVGRRRVLDSTPIYDAVATMDTITLIRSAIRGLLAAAGADLAAVLRGAIRSGDDYAGTAKPHIDWDDREAREALVDSRARDGFAMLALLAGCELERGVDQAACLVATVLGQDLTDDDGVFRIARRVAADRVISTVDPQARHGHKTNARGFDGYKGHIAIDPDTEVITATEVTPGNSGDAEVAEDLLTDILPSEAEAEAEAEAEAEAEAEAEVPVEPAEQAAAYGDAAYGAGELLERLDNAGIHNGLKVQPPAAVKGHFPKDRFDIDLEGQTVTCPAGNTVPIRARTGERHTGQALFGALCATCPLAAQCTTAKDGRRITIGPHERTLVAARERQHDPGWKADYRATRPKVERKIGHLMRRRHGGRRARVRGRVKVAADFSLLAAAVNLARLATHGITHTAGKWVVATA comes from the coding sequence GTGGCTTTGGGACGCACACCCCGTCAGACCGACCTGTTGCGCTCGACCGTGGACTACTGCGCGGACCGGGTCGCCGCGGATTCGATCTACGGGATCCTGCACCGGGAGTGCTTCGCGCTGTTCCCGGACGAGATGTTCGCGGACCTGTTCACCGACATCGGGCGTCGGTCGGTGCCGCCGATGATCGTGGCGGTGGTGATGGTCCTGCAACGCGTCGAGGGCCTCTCGGACCGGGAAGCGGTCGACCGGTTCGCGTTCGACGCGCGGTGGAAGTACGCCGCCGGCGGGCTGGATTTCGACTATCCGGGGTTCGTGCACACGGTGTTGGTCGACATGCGCGCCCGGCTGGCCCGCTCGCCGCGGCCGGACCGGATCTTCCAGGTCGTGCTCGATGTCGCCCGTCAGGCGGGTCTGGTCGGGCGGCGGCGGGTGCTGGACTCGACCCCGATCTACGACGCGGTCGCCACGATGGACACCATCACCCTGATCCGCTCGGCGATCCGGGGGCTGCTCGCGGCAGCCGGCGCCGATCTGGCCGCCGTGCTGCGCGGCGCGATCAGGAGTGGGGATGACTACGCCGGCACCGCGAAGCCGCACATCGACTGGGACGACCGGGAGGCCCGGGAGGCGTTGGTCGATTCCCGGGCGCGGGACGGGTTCGCGATGCTGGCGCTGCTGGCGGGCTGCGAACTCGAGCGGGGTGTGGACCAGGCCGCGTGTCTGGTGGCCACGGTGCTGGGCCAGGATCTGACCGACGACGACGGGGTGTTTCGGATCGCCCGGCGGGTCGCCGCGGATCGGGTCATCTCGACGGTGGATCCCCAGGCTCGTCACGGCCACAAGACCAACGCCCGCGGTTTCGATGGCTACAAGGGGCATATCGCGATCGATCCGGACACCGAGGTCATCACCGCCACCGAGGTCACGCCCGGCAACAGCGGTGACGCCGAGGTCGCCGAGGATCTGCTGACCGACATCCTGCCCTCCGAAGCCGAAGCCGAAGCCGAAGCCGAAGCCGAAGCCGAAGCCGAAGCCGAAGCCGAAGTGCCTGTCGAGCCCGCAGAACAGGCGGCGGCCTACGGCGACGCGGCCTACGGAGCCGGGGAACTGCTGGAGCGGCTGGACAACGCCGGTATCCACAATGGACTTAAGGTGCAGCCGCCCGCGGCGGTGAAAGGTCACTTTCCCAAGGATCGCTTCGATATCGACCTCGAAGGTCAGACCGTGACCTGCCCCGCCGGCAACACCGTGCCCATCCGCGCCCGGACCGGCGAGCGTCACACCGGGCAGGCCCTGTTCGGCGCTCTGTGCGCCACCTGCCCGTTGGCCGCGCAGTGCACCACGGCCAAAGACGGCCGCAGGATCACCATCGGCCCCCACGAGAGGACCCTGGTCGCCGCCCGCGAACGCCAACACGACCCCGGCTGGAAGGCCGACTACCGGGCCACCCGCCCGAAAGTGGAACGCAAGATCGGTCACCTGATGCGCCGCCGTCACGGCGGACGCCGTGCTCGTGTCCGAGGACGCGTGAAAGTCGCCGCCGACTTCTCCTTGCTGGCCGCCGCGGTCAACCTCGCGCGGCTCGCCACGCACGGAATCACCCACACGGCAGGGAAATGGGTAGTGGCCACCGCCTGA
- a CDS encoding DUF4231 domain-containing protein, protein MGSGHRLIRAWGGPSWPATAVTEPTPSHDGALTCRSASIRAGNRSALFDAHSPAHARQGPFDTSHLAGFATALALVGAIVLEAWLVREKPERAWYDGRVLAEATKTLAWRFAMGAHTRFREP, encoded by the coding sequence ATGGGTAGTGGCCACCGCCTGATCCGGGCGTGGGGCGGGCCATCATGGCCCGCAACGGCCGTTACCGAGCCCACACCCAGCCACGACGGCGCCCTGACCTGCCGATCCGCCTCGATCAGAGCAGGCAACCGCAGCGCCCTATTCGACGCCCACAGCCCAGCTCACGCACGTCAAGGCCCGTTCGACACCAGCCACCTAGCCGGCTTCGCAACCGCTCTGGCTCTGGTGGGGGCGATCGTCTTGGAAGCTTGGCTCGTGCGAGAGAAGCCCGAGCGCGCCTGGTACGACGGCCGGGTTCTCGCCGAAGCAACCAAGACGCTGGCCTGGCGGTTCGCCATGGGGGCACACACCCGTTTCCGCGAACCCTGA
- a CDS encoding SLATT domain-containing protein: MLKSAPPTVLTARVGAALDPSLTTLREAELQDRRKVYLRDRITDQAAWYAGKSNRNRKAASRWRAMLVLTEAVGVAGALLRATGAVDLDIAGIVAAVAGAGVAWLALKRYEQLAQSYAYATNELAIIEGRITLATEEGTWASAVAEAEETIGREHLAWRASRTTIAN, from the coding sequence GTGCTGAAAAGCGCGCCGCCGACAGTGTTGACAGCGCGTGTCGGCGCCGCACTCGACCCGTCGCTGACAACCTTGCGCGAAGCGGAGTTGCAGGACCGCCGCAAGGTGTACCTCCGTGATCGGATCACCGATCAGGCCGCCTGGTACGCCGGGAAATCGAACCGGAACCGGAAAGCGGCCTCGCGCTGGCGGGCTATGCTCGTTCTCACGGAAGCAGTCGGTGTCGCTGGCGCCCTCCTCCGCGCCACCGGGGCCGTCGACCTCGATATCGCCGGAATAGTCGCGGCGGTGGCGGGCGCCGGCGTCGCCTGGCTGGCGTTGAAAAGGTACGAGCAACTGGCGCAATCGTACGCTTACGCCACGAACGAGCTCGCGATCATCGAAGGCCGGATCACCCTCGCGACGGAGGAGGGAACATGGGCATCGGCGGTGGCCGAAGCCGAGGAAACCATCGGCCGGGAGCACCTGGCCTGGCGAGCGTCCCGCACCACGATCGCGAACTAA
- a CDS encoding HEAT repeat domain-containing protein, which produces MSAARVYVSSTYQDLKDCRHAIRLALQRMGLDDIAMETYTAGEERPLDRCLDDVCSADVYVGVLAWRYGFVPAGQNASITELEYRAAGDAGVPRLMFVLEVDAPWPRSAMDKDSDRIDAFRDHVLDAHLCDPFTSADDLRAKVAEAVGRQLQEQHGITVGVDAAWEAYCTRLVQEYRRLDLEALTPPDRDEHLQIALRDVFVEPDVREDMPDTELPKELARKLAEAADPASSELPRGLDRHLVEQARDSYRRRPARSAFDGLTSPLARTCVLLGDPGAGKSTLARYLALALAEQRTGPALAVLEGWRPILIELRDYALKCDDYETFGSYLGYRKRTDGLGIDQATAETYLRDDGRALVVFDGLDEIFEPRLRETVSRRIAGFAAQFPLTRVVVTSRVVGYRPRVFRGAGFVQYTVQDLDTGKIDAFLRSWYELALHDRPAASELRRDRLTRAINDSSPIRELAGNPLLLTILAIIGKHQELPRERWKVYDHAAGVLVQHWDVNKHLVDENIDADVIREDDKKELLRKLAIRMQEGSHGFAGNSLLEADLLEDIQTYLIDRFRYEPAKAAAISTAMVKQLRERNFIFARYGSRVYGFVHRALLEFFSAGDVVNRFEKARTLTEDDLIEQVILPRSEDPAWAEVLRLIVGMVDPTVATRLVGRLLTSTGTHRSSALDRRPLATVALAAQCIAEIRNVNAASSAAEDTLSAIIELLESPTRSFGDDNREAHLEKTVLPALSSVSGWPGNAAFRDWFVRRGRYATNSPATKLGARFLAALFPADDQVHELLRETARSGIPQQREAALLGIAQSRKDDPATLALMVEGLSDEEPFVRRTSLDILVTNWPDDQRVHDLMHHATKDPDPQVRSRAVEALAQHASKVAGAWSAVVTALQGDAAQTVRSAAATALASGSTGPADTMMLLLRACSDPAWQVRRSALRLVVARFATDRTVFDRVLAATRDSDEDVRQTAVELLAGRWPEAPESFATACGAILDGDPTVRLAAVRVLAHRWRDEPAVVEALKHAEKDHDGDVRVAALTAWTDPIRHAAEYVAILESLVAGDPVADARRAALEDLVANSAEYRGPALDRGIADPAPDVRLAALQSLSGVTPELSGFRPAVRRLCEDAAEDVRQQAVEVAARFWGDQTETVRVLHRVVRSPSWSLRRTALESLAARRPEDPETAQALHRGRRDQVNAVRYAATTILASFAPDVEQLTAVIDSAITDPHTRLRRWAGSLASSVTAGADGLTAWAAGAVESSPARRAALHATVRAGLDEGAIAAVRTAAADSDPDVRFAAAETVGARREAFPDALELVTGFSRDEDAEIRSHGLAVLLAAWPDRDEARNARDRGLTDPSADIRRLALESLIVNEPGETTTRRAVTAAMTDADSSVRRLAVDTVCVRWCDDPETFAGLCAARHHANQNVRKSAAAALQGTYPGDEPAFVALADSARDPEPALRIQILRYLVTRRPHDSRVRELIEIARCDADAEVAVAAWELQRGAVNSEAFDRTCQAAAIRHLDVVPRHLAAERLARLPSVTDDVQDLFRIAIRDNYEVVRSAVRFALITGLDDHQVKAILRNAGTNPNFRSRMINLEVHASRWPDSPESRETIQRALTDVHYVVREAALNLLLETEPITTSTLDIAVRALGDPIWSVRSAAIRLVASCWLNEPTTLRCLASAAHDYAATVQRAALEVLTICQPRHPVTTDALEEAATDATPPILDFARRTLERLRPELASTRTPVDTRRFSALEQLKNADLRIPDAPRSQHVVLELARSADWWSRREALEVLARRWPNWPATGAALTKALDDANPHVREAGVDQLARMHPGSPDTVRMLCAAARRPLCSDRQNAVEMLALWRTPETLEALLEAAQDDDIIVHNRAVQSLVSGWPLGAHTRDALGWAVCSSFEWLHYMAYERLSNAGTTGIPDRANLLAARGAADLVILASWWGEDEEVADVLGEQSPKPHIVRVAALTTALTRAGTVPKTRSLLLSAVHDECPAVRRLALEGLARLDDPAWTAAAITDPDPYLRYVMCCFRSITDQSPAFSAELLEALCTEADDGVYHWLFDVAAIRATTGLLQPSALAEATRTASCVGPTAREWLERLVRVTAEAASCVGRHSG; this is translated from the coding sequence ATGAGTGCTGCGCGAGTCTACGTGTCTTCGACCTACCAGGACCTCAAGGACTGCCGCCACGCGATCCGGCTTGCCCTGCAGCGGATGGGCTTGGACGACATCGCCATGGAGACCTATACCGCGGGCGAAGAGCGGCCACTGGACCGGTGCCTCGATGACGTCTGTTCGGCCGACGTCTACGTCGGGGTACTGGCCTGGCGTTACGGGTTCGTGCCGGCCGGCCAGAACGCTTCAATCACCGAGCTCGAATACCGCGCTGCGGGTGACGCCGGCGTGCCGCGGCTGATGTTCGTGCTGGAAGTCGACGCGCCTTGGCCGCGCTCGGCCATGGACAAGGACTCCGACCGGATCGATGCCTTTCGCGACCACGTCCTCGACGCGCACCTGTGCGACCCCTTCACCTCCGCGGACGACCTGCGGGCCAAGGTCGCCGAGGCGGTGGGCCGGCAACTGCAGGAGCAGCACGGAATCACGGTGGGAGTGGACGCCGCATGGGAGGCGTACTGCACGCGCCTGGTTCAGGAGTACCGCCGTCTCGATCTCGAAGCGCTCACCCCGCCCGACCGCGACGAGCACCTGCAGATCGCGCTCAGGGACGTCTTCGTCGAACCGGACGTCCGGGAAGACATGCCGGACACCGAGCTGCCGAAGGAACTGGCGCGCAAGCTCGCCGAGGCCGCGGACCCGGCCAGCTCCGAGCTGCCCCGGGGGCTGGACCGCCACCTCGTGGAACAGGCCCGCGATTCGTACCGGCGCCGGCCTGCACGGAGCGCCTTCGATGGGCTCACCTCGCCGCTGGCACGGACCTGCGTGCTGCTCGGCGACCCGGGCGCGGGCAAGTCGACGCTGGCCCGCTACCTGGCGCTGGCACTGGCCGAACAGCGCACCGGACCGGCGCTCGCCGTGCTCGAAGGGTGGCGGCCGATCCTGATCGAGCTGCGCGACTACGCGCTGAAATGCGACGACTATGAGACTTTCGGAAGCTACCTCGGCTACCGCAAGCGCACCGACGGGCTGGGGATCGACCAGGCGACGGCCGAGACCTACCTCCGCGACGACGGGCGGGCGCTGGTCGTCTTCGACGGCTTGGACGAGATCTTCGAACCGCGGTTGCGCGAGACGGTGTCCCGGCGCATCGCCGGATTCGCGGCCCAGTTCCCGCTCACCCGGGTGGTCGTCACGTCCCGGGTCGTCGGCTACCGCCCGCGGGTCTTCCGCGGCGCCGGGTTCGTGCAGTACACCGTGCAGGACCTCGACACCGGCAAGATCGACGCGTTCCTGCGCAGCTGGTACGAACTGGCCCTGCACGACCGGCCGGCCGCGAGCGAGCTGCGCCGGGACCGGCTCACCCGGGCGATCAACGATTCCTCGCCCATCCGGGAGCTGGCAGGCAACCCCCTCCTGCTGACCATCCTCGCGATCATCGGCAAGCACCAGGAGCTGCCCCGCGAGCGCTGGAAGGTCTACGACCACGCGGCCGGGGTGCTCGTGCAGCACTGGGACGTCAACAAGCACCTGGTCGACGAGAACATCGACGCGGACGTCATCCGCGAGGACGACAAGAAGGAATTGCTGCGCAAGCTCGCCATCCGGATGCAGGAGGGAAGCCACGGCTTCGCCGGCAACAGCCTGCTGGAGGCCGACCTGCTCGAGGACATCCAGACCTACCTGATCGACCGCTTCCGCTACGAGCCGGCGAAGGCCGCCGCGATCAGCACGGCAATGGTGAAGCAGCTGCGGGAACGCAACTTCATCTTCGCCCGGTACGGTTCACGGGTCTACGGTTTCGTTCACCGCGCCCTGCTGGAGTTCTTCAGCGCGGGCGACGTCGTCAACCGGTTCGAAAAAGCCCGCACCCTGACCGAGGACGATCTGATCGAGCAGGTCATCCTGCCCCGCAGCGAAGACCCGGCGTGGGCCGAAGTGCTCCGGCTGATCGTCGGGATGGTCGACCCGACGGTGGCGACCCGGCTCGTCGGCCGCCTGCTCACCAGCACCGGCACCCATCGCTCCTCGGCACTGGACCGGCGGCCGCTCGCCACGGTGGCGCTGGCCGCGCAGTGCATCGCCGAAATTCGCAACGTCAACGCCGCGAGCAGCGCGGCCGAAGACACCCTGAGCGCGATCATCGAACTGCTCGAGTCACCCACCCGGTCGTTCGGAGACGACAACCGTGAGGCGCACCTCGAAAAGACCGTCCTCCCCGCGCTGAGTTCCGTCTCCGGCTGGCCCGGGAACGCCGCGTTCCGCGACTGGTTCGTCCGGCGCGGCCGGTACGCCACCAATTCCCCGGCCACGAAGCTCGGCGCGCGGTTCCTGGCCGCGCTGTTCCCGGCCGACGATCAAGTGCACGAACTGCTGCGCGAGACCGCTCGAAGCGGCATCCCGCAACAGCGGGAGGCCGCACTCCTGGGCATCGCCCAGTCCCGGAAAGACGACCCGGCGACTCTGGCGCTCATGGTGGAGGGCCTATCCGACGAGGAACCGTTCGTCCGCCGCACCAGCCTCGACATTCTGGTCACCAACTGGCCGGACGACCAGCGCGTACACGACCTGATGCACCACGCGACGAAGGACCCCGACCCGCAGGTGCGCAGCCGCGCGGTCGAGGCGCTGGCCCAACACGCGAGCAAGGTGGCGGGTGCCTGGTCCGCGGTGGTCACGGCCCTGCAGGGCGACGCCGCCCAGACGGTGCGCAGTGCTGCCGCGACTGCGCTGGCGTCCGGCTCCACGGGCCCGGCGGACACGATGATGCTCCTGCTCCGCGCCTGCTCCGACCCGGCGTGGCAGGTGCGGCGGTCCGCGCTGCGCCTGGTGGTTGCCCGCTTCGCCACGGATCGTACGGTGTTCGATCGGGTGCTCGCCGCGACGCGGGACAGCGACGAGGACGTCCGGCAGACCGCGGTCGAACTGCTCGCCGGTCGCTGGCCGGAAGCTCCCGAGTCCTTCGCGACCGCCTGCGGGGCGATCCTTGACGGCGACCCGACGGTGCGGCTCGCCGCGGTGCGGGTGTTGGCGCACCGGTGGCGCGACGAGCCGGCGGTCGTCGAGGCGTTGAAGCATGCCGAAAAAGATCACGACGGCGACGTCCGCGTCGCCGCTTTGACGGCGTGGACCGATCCGATCAGGCATGCGGCGGAGTACGTCGCCATCCTGGAATCGCTCGTCGCCGGCGATCCGGTCGCCGATGCCCGGCGCGCCGCGCTCGAGGATCTCGTCGCCAACTCCGCCGAGTACCGCGGGCCTGCCCTGGACCGCGGAATCGCCGACCCGGCCCCGGACGTCCGGTTGGCCGCGCTGCAAAGTCTTTCGGGAGTGACACCGGAGCTGTCCGGCTTCCGGCCGGCCGTCCGGCGCCTGTGCGAGGACGCTGCCGAGGACGTCCGTCAGCAGGCGGTCGAAGTCGCGGCACGGTTCTGGGGCGACCAGACGGAAACGGTGCGGGTCCTGCACCGGGTTGTGCGCAGCCCCTCCTGGTCGTTGCGCAGAACAGCCCTGGAGTCGCTGGCCGCGCGCCGGCCGGAGGACCCCGAGACAGCGCAAGCTCTCCACCGAGGCCGCCGCGACCAGGTGAATGCGGTGCGCTACGCGGCAACGACCATACTGGCGAGTTTCGCCCCCGACGTGGAACAACTCACCGCCGTCATCGACAGTGCCATCACCGACCCTCACACCCGGCTGCGGCGATGGGCGGGTTCTCTGGCCTCTTCCGTGACCGCAGGTGCAGACGGGCTCACCGCCTGGGCCGCCGGAGCCGTCGAAAGCTCGCCTGCTCGCCGGGCTGCCCTGCACGCCACGGTGCGGGCCGGGTTGGACGAAGGCGCCATCGCCGCGGTCCGCACCGCGGCCGCGGATTCCGATCCGGACGTCCGGTTCGCCGCCGCCGAAACCGTGGGCGCCCGGCGCGAGGCCTTCCCCGACGCCCTCGAGCTGGTCACCGGATTCTCACGCGACGAAGATGCGGAGATCCGCTCACACGGCCTAGCGGTCCTACTGGCAGCCTGGCCGGACCGCGACGAGGCCAGGAACGCACGAGACCGCGGGCTCACCGATCCATCGGCCGACATCCGGCGGCTCGCGCTGGAGTCGTTGATCGTCAACGAGCCCGGCGAGACGACCACCCGCCGTGCCGTTACCGCGGCCATGACCGACGCCGACTCGAGCGTCCGGAGGCTCGCGGTGGACACCGTGTGCGTCCGGTGGTGCGACGATCCGGAAACCTTTGCTGGGCTGTGCGCGGCGCGGCACCACGCAAATCAGAACGTCCGCAAGTCGGCCGCCGCCGCGCTGCAGGGGACCTACCCCGGTGACGAGCCCGCCTTCGTCGCGTTGGCGGACAGCGCTCGCGATCCGGAACCGGCCCTCCGTATCCAAATCCTGCGCTACCTCGTAACCAGGCGACCGCACGACAGCCGGGTCCGGGAGCTGATAGAGATCGCCCGCTGTGACGCCGATGCGGAAGTGGCCGTGGCGGCGTGGGAGCTCCAACGCGGCGCGGTGAACAGCGAAGCCTTCGACAGGACGTGCCAAGCCGCGGCGATACGCCATCTCGACGTCGTTCCGCGGCATCTGGCTGCGGAACGCCTCGCACGTCTGCCGTCGGTCACCGACGACGTCCAGGACCTGTTCCGCATCGCAATCCGCGACAACTATGAAGTCGTCCGGTCCGCGGTCCGGTTCGCGCTGATCACCGGCCTGGACGACCACCAGGTGAAGGCGATCCTCCGAAACGCCGGGACAAACCCGAACTTCCGATCGCGCATGATCAACCTCGAAGTCCACGCCTCCCGCTGGCCCGACTCGCCCGAATCGCGCGAGACGATCCAGCGTGCCCTGACCGATGTCCACTACGTCGTCCGCGAGGCAGCGCTGAACCTGCTCCTCGAAACCGAGCCGATCACTACGTCCACCCTCGACATCGCCGTCCGGGCACTCGGCGATCCCATCTGGTCCGTGCGGTCCGCCGCCATCCGGCTCGTCGCCTCGTGCTGGCTCAACGAACCGACGACTCTTCGCTGCTTGGCCTCAGCCGCACACGACTACGCTGCGACCGTTCAGCGAGCAGCGTTGGAAGTACTGACGATCTGTCAGCCCCGGCACCCTGTGACGACGGATGCCCTGGAAGAAGCCGCAACCGACGCTACGCCGCCCATACTGGACTTCGCCCGCCGCACACTCGAGCGGCTGCGTCCCGAACTCGCTTCGACCCGGACACCGGTCGACACCCGCCGTTTTTCCGCACTCGAACAGCTCAAAAATGCCGACTTGCGAATCCCTGACGCCCCGAGATCCCAGCACGTCGTTCTAGAGCTGGCCAGGTCGGCTGATTGGTGGAGCCGGCGGGAGGCACTGGAAGTGCTGGCGCGACGGTGGCCGAACTGGCCGGCGACCGGAGCAGCGTTAACGAAGGCGTTGGACGACGCCAACCCGCACGTGCGCGAAGCGGGGGTGGACCAACTGGCACGAATGCACCCGGGCTCGCCCGACACCGTTCGGATGCTCTGTGCGGCAGCACGGCGTCCGCTCTGTTCGGATCGGCAGAACGCCGTCGAAATGCTCGCCCTGTGGCGGACCCCGGAGACGCTGGAAGCTCTGCTCGAGGCGGCCCAGGACGACGACATCATCGTTCACAACCGAGCTGTTCAATCGCTGGTCAGCGGCTGGCCCCTGGGCGCTCACACGCGTGACGCTCTCGGCTGGGCAGTCTGTTCGTCATTCGAATGGCTGCACTACATGGCCTACGAACGCCTGAGCAACGCCGGAACCACCGGGATCCCCGATCGCGCGAACCTCCTCGCCGCACGAGGCGCCGCCGACTTGGTGATCTTGGCGTCATGGTGGGGCGAAGACGAGGAGGTGGCCGACGTTCTCGGCGAACAGTCACCGAAACCGCACATCGTCCGGGTGGCGGCGCTGACCACGGCCCTCACCCGAGCGGGCACAGTCCCGAAAACGAGATCCCTGCTTCTCTCGGCCGTGCACGACGAGTGCCCCGCCGTCCGAAGGCTCGCACTCGAAGGACTCGCCCGACTGGACGACCCAGCCTGGACGGCCGCCGCCATCACCGACCCGGACCCCTACCTTCGCTATGTCATGTGCTGCTTCCGCAGCATCACCGACCAGTCCCCCGCTTTCTCGGCCGAGCTCCTCGAAGCACTCTGCACCGAGGCCGACGACGGGGTCTACCACTGGTTGTTCGACGTCGCGGCGATCCGCGCCACTACCGGCTTGCTTCAGCCATCGGCGCTGGCGGAGGCGACGCGAACAGCGTCATGCGTGGGTCCGACCGCCCGGGAGTGGCTTGAGCGCTTGGTCCGGGTGACCGCTGAAGCCGCGTCGTGTGTTGGGCGGCACTCAGGGTGA
- a CDS encoding helix-turn-helix domain-containing protein — protein sequence MTHVLLPVVALLRRADLAAVIGAALAAKAAGAGHRRIAQALERPAETVRGWLRRFAGRLEAVRGVFTVWLRALDPDPVMPDPGGGAWADAMIAISLATTAAARRFVLMVSPWEVAVAVSGGRLLAPGWPGEWINTSSP from the coding sequence GTGACGCACGTGTTGCTGCCGGTGGTGGCGTTGCTGCGGCGAGCGGATCTGGCCGCAGTGATCGGGGCAGCGTTGGCGGCGAAGGCCGCCGGTGCGGGTCATCGGCGGATCGCGCAGGCGCTGGAGCGGCCGGCGGAGACGGTGCGGGGTTGGCTGCGCCGGTTCGCCGGTCGGCTGGAGGCGGTGCGCGGCGTGTTCACGGTGTGGTTGCGAGCGCTGGACCCGGATCCGGTGATGCCCGATCCCGGTGGCGGTGCCTGGGCGGACGCGATGATCGCGATCAGCCTGGCGACCACGGCGGCGGCACGTCGGTTCGTGCTCATGGTGTCGCCCTGGGAGGTGGCCGTCGCGGTCTCGGGCGGACGGTTGCTGGCACCGGGCTGGCCGGGCGAGTGGATCAACACGAGTTCACCCTGA
- a CDS encoding DDE-type integrase/transposase/recombinase — translation MSAEDEQKTRAERARAIGLFRYQLIREAADQQHSTKERGRMIRAIAETEHTDPFGRRVRVSRQTLDRWIRDWRAGGFDALVPSPRQATARTPVEVMELAVALRRENPDRTAAGIRRILRAQLGWSPDERTLQRHFTRLGLTRSAAAMPSVFGRFEAERPNELWTGDALHGPHVGGRKTYLFAFIDDHSRALVGYRFGYAEDTVRLAAALRPALASRGVPAGIYVDNGSAFVDAWLLRACAKLGIRLTHSSPGRPQGRGKIERVFRTVRDQFLVEITGEADQPGRHRVSDLLELNRLFAAWVETSYHHAVHSETGQPPLHRWQTGGPFQLPAPAVLTEAFLWEERRTVTKTATVSLHSNIYQVDPILAGRKVELVFDPFDLTAVEVRLDGIPRGTAVPHRVGRHAHPKARPETPPPPPVSTGINYARLLDEAHQGELAQRVNYAALAGRGDNAEIPGQLDLLTGEETAR, via the coding sequence GTGAGCGCCGAGGACGAGCAGAAGACACGAGCCGAACGCGCCCGGGCGATCGGGTTGTTCCGCTACCAGCTGATCCGCGAGGCCGCGGATCAGCAGCATTCGACCAAGGAACGCGGCCGGATGATCCGCGCCATCGCCGAGACTGAGCACACCGATCCCTTCGGGCGTCGGGTCCGGGTCTCGCGCCAGACCCTGGACCGCTGGATCCGGGACTGGCGCGCCGGTGGGTTCGACGCGCTGGTGCCCAGCCCGCGCCAAGCCACCGCGCGGACGCCGGTGGAGGTGATGGAGCTGGCGGTGGCGCTGCGGCGGGAGAACCCGGACCGCACCGCGGCCGGGATCCGCCGGATCCTGCGCGCTCAGCTGGGCTGGTCCCCGGACGAACGGACCTTGCAACGGCACTTCACCCGGCTCGGCCTGACCCGCTCGGCGGCTGCGATGCCGTCGGTGTTCGGCCGGTTCGAGGCTGAGCGCCCGAACGAGCTCTGGACCGGGGACGCCCTGCACGGCCCTCATGTCGGCGGCCGCAAGACCTACCTGTTCGCCTTCATCGACGACCACTCCCGGGCGCTGGTCGGCTACCGGTTCGGCTATGCGGAGGACACCGTCCGCCTCGCCGCCGCGCTGCGCCCGGCGCTGGCCTCGCGCGGGGTTCCGGCCGGAATCTACGTCGACAACGGCTCGGCCTTCGTCGATGCCTGGTTGCTGCGCGCCTGCGCGAAACTTGGCATCAGGCTCACCCACTCTTCCCCGGGCCGCCCGCAAGGCCGCGGGAAGATCGAGAGAGTATTTCGCACGGTCCGGGACCAGTTCCTGGTCGAGATCACCGGCGAAGCAGATCAACCTGGCCGGCATCGGGTGAGCGATCTGCTCGAGCTGAACCGGTTGTTCGCGGCCTGGGTCGAGACCTCATATCACCACGCGGTGCATTCTGAGACCGGGCAGCCACCCTTGCACCGCTGGCAGACAGGAGGCCCGTTCCAGTTGCCGGCTCCGGCCGTGTTGACTGAGGCGTTCCTCTGGGAGGAACGCCGCACCGTCACCAAGACCGCCACCGTTTCCTTGCACAGCAACATCTATCAGGTCGACCCGATACTGGCGGGACGCAAGGTCGAGCTGGTCTTCGACCCGTTCGACCTCACCGCCGTCGAAGTCCGTCTCGACGGCATTCCCCGCGGAACCGCGGTCCCGCACCGCGTCGGGCGGCACGCTCATCCCAAGGCCCGCCCGGAAACCCCGCCGCCACCGCCGGTTTCGACCGGGATCAACTACGCCCGCCTGCTCGACGAGGCTCACCAGGGTGAACTCGCCCAGCGCGTCAACTACGCCGCGCTGGCCGGGCGCGGCGACAACGCCGAGATTCCGGGGCAGCTGGACCTGCTCACCGGTGAGGAGACCGCGCGATGA